The DNA region ACTCAAGGTTTATGAATGGATTGCTAAAAGCTGGCATTTCCATTGACCGTAAAGTTATGGCTGATTTGGCGATCCATCAACCTGAGGCCTTTAAGTCTTTGGTTGACCAAGCCCAAAAGGCTTTGGCTGCGTAAGGGTTTTATGGCGCATCCTTATTTATTGATTGTATTTTACCTCTCCCCTCGTGGGGGAGGTAGAAATATAGATACCCAAGGGCCATTAAATTATGTCTGATCTCTTCCGCCAAACCCCTCCCCTTCCCAATTCTCCAGCATCTAGTGCTGAGTATTCTGCTAAGGACATTGAAGTTCTGGAAGGCCTAGAGCCTGTGCGCAAGCGTCCGGGGATGTATATTGGGGGCACAGATGAGAAAGCGCTCCACCATTTGGCAGCTGAAGTCCTGGATAATGCCATGGATGAAGCCGTATCTGGTCATGCCAACCGCATTGATATTCGCCTCGAAGCCGGCGACATTATCTGCATTAAGGATAATGGTCGCGGCATTCCAACGGATCCCCACCCTAAATTTCCAACGCTCTCCGCCCTAGAGGTGATCTTAACGACCCTTCATTCAGGTGGAAAATTCAACAATGCTGTGTATGCAACGGCTGGCGGGCTCCATGGAGTGGGTGTCTCTGTCGTTAATGCCTTGTCAGACTTTTTAGAAGTTGAAGTTGCCAGGTCACGAAGCCTCTGGCGTCAAACCTATTCAAAGGGAAAGCCGACTTCGGCGCTCATTTTGCAAGAGGGCGCCACCAGCCGCCGAGGGACGACCATTCGCTTTCATCCTGACCCTGAAATTTTCGGTACCGCGCTTCATTTTCGGCCGGCGGCTCTCTATCAAATGGCTCGCGCTAAAGCTTATCTATTTAAGGGTGTGGAAATCAATTGGACGTGCGATCCCTCCCTATTAAAGGAAAATGATAAAGTTCCTCAGACCGAATGCCTCCATTACCCTGCGGGACTTGTGGATTATTTAACCCATCAACTTAAAGATCTCGCTTCTGTAACGGAAGCGCCCTTTTCAGGAGAGGCTACTTTTCCGAATAACCAAGGACGGGTTGAGTGGGCTGTTGCCTGGCCGTTAGAAGATTATGCAAATGATGAGGCAGGATGGATTTCTTCCTTTTGCAACACCATCCCAACACCACAAGGCGGAACACACGAAAATGGTTTTCGACAAGCGCTCACCCGCTCCCTCAAAGATTACGGGGACCGCATAGGAAATCGTCGAGCGGGGCAATTGACCAGCGAAGATGTTAGTGGCAGTGCTTATATGATTCTGTCCTGTTTCATTCATCAACCACAGTTCCAGGGACAAACAAAGGAAAAGCTCGCAAGCGTTGAAGCAACTCGGCTGGTTGAAAATACGGTCAAAGATCACTTAGATCATTGGCTCGGATCGCATCCTCAAGCAGCAACAGAACTTCTTGAGCATGTGGTGGGACGCGCAGAAGATCGCCTCAAGCGCCGCCAGGCCAAGGAAGTCGCTCGTGCCAGTGCAACTCGAAAACTACGTCTACCAGGTAAGCTTGCGGATTGTACGTCTAATATTGCTGCCAACAGTGAAATATTTCTTGTTGAAGGAGATTCCGCAGGCGGATCCGCTAAACAAGGGCGTGATCGTGCAACCCAAGCCGTCCTCCCCTTAAAGGGAAAAATTTTAAATGTGGCGAACGCCTCAATCGAAAAGCTTCATGCAAATCAAGAAATTCGAGATTTAGGCCTGGCCTTGGGTTGTGGTATGGGCAAACTTTGTGATCCTTCTAAATTACGCTATGGTAAAGTCGTTATCATGACCGATGCAGACGTTGACGGGGCACATATTGCTTCCTTACTGCTGACGTTCTTCTTTCAAGAAATGCGCACCATTATTGATTCTGGGAATGTTTATCTCGCCCAGCCCCCACTCTACCGCCTGACCCAAGGGGCGAAATCAGTGTATGCAAAAGATGACGCAGAAAAAGACGTGCTTTTAAGAGATCACTTTAAAGGGGCCAAGAATGTCGATGTTAGCCGCTTTAAAGGCTTAGGAGAAATGCTTCCGGCTCAGCTGCGCGACACCACCATGCATCGCGATAAACGTACCCTTTTGCGCGTCTTTATCAAGGACAATGAGGATATATCCCAATTCGTCGACCGCCTCATGGGCAAAAATCCAGAGGCCCGTTACACCTTCATTCAGGAAAATGCCCCTCATATACGTGATGTGGATGTCTAAGGATGTCGTCTTTTAAGAAGCACCTATATTTGACAATCTCAACCTTAAACTGTCTGGGGATACTGTTTGTTATGGCTGCCCCCTTTTCATCCTCATTAACGGCGGCCTCAAGTACCCCAAACAAACAAGAACAAAAGGACATTCCTTCTATTGTCTCGTCTTCTATACCAGCCATTGCTAAAATTTCAACAACTCATACCGTGTTAGGGCCTCGCAATTG from Alphaproteobacteria bacterium includes:
- the parE gene encoding DNA topoisomerase IV subunit B, with the protein product MSDLFRQTPPLPNSPASSAEYSAKDIEVLEGLEPVRKRPGMYIGGTDEKALHHLAAEVLDNAMDEAVSGHANRIDIRLEAGDIICIKDNGRGIPTDPHPKFPTLSALEVILTTLHSGGKFNNAVYATAGGLHGVGVSVVNALSDFLEVEVARSRSLWRQTYSKGKPTSALILQEGATSRRGTTIRFHPDPEIFGTALHFRPAALYQMARAKAYLFKGVEINWTCDPSLLKENDKVPQTECLHYPAGLVDYLTHQLKDLASVTEAPFSGEATFPNNQGRVEWAVAWPLEDYANDEAGWISSFCNTIPTPQGGTHENGFRQALTRSLKDYGDRIGNRRAGQLTSEDVSGSAYMILSCFIHQPQFQGQTKEKLASVEATRLVENTVKDHLDHWLGSHPQAATELLEHVVGRAEDRLKRRQAKEVARASATRKLRLPGKLADCTSNIAANSEIFLVEGDSAGGSAKQGRDRATQAVLPLKGKILNVANASIEKLHANQEIRDLGLALGCGMGKLCDPSKLRYGKVVIMTDADVDGAHIASLLLTFFFQEMRTIIDSGNVYLAQPPLYRLTQGAKSVYAKDDAEKDVLLRDHFKGAKNVDVSRFKGLGEMLPAQLRDTTMHRDKRTLLRVFIKDNEDISQFVDRLMGKNPEARYTFIQENAPHIRDVDV